Proteins from a genomic interval of Candidatus Neomarinimicrobiota bacterium:
- the rho gene encoding transcription termination factor Rho (An RNA-DNA helicase that actively releases nascent mRNAs from paused transcription complexes), protein NMELVLDRNLSDRRVYPAIDINRTGTRREEKLLTRKDLARIWILRRLLNDMSVVEAMEFLLDRLQRTKSNREFLDAMSD, encoded by the coding sequence AATATGGAGCTGGTTCTTGACCGTAACTTGAGCGACCGAAGGGTCTATCCGGCCATTGATATCAATCGCACCGGGACCAGGCGGGAAGAGAAGCTCCTCACCCGGAAAGACCTCGCGCGCATCTGGATTTTGCGTCGGTTGCTCAACGACATGAGTGTCGTGGAGGCTATGGAATTCCTGCTGGACCGCCTCCAGCGAACGAAATCGAATCGCGAATTCCTCGATGCTATGAGTGACTAA